A genomic segment from Pistricoccus aurantiacus encodes:
- the hybE gene encoding [NiFe]-hydrogenase assembly chaperone HybE: MQSLTSEQYLTLAQLTERYRQHHDRDFKLSPRRNPQMTVDMLCFQVWEDVLCGVLLTPIALSAALVPAISMTPPAHGEQRLMDLPGGRYPFVAEVIDSETWLWRCELLDDLSDLTSLEEANRLAQYLANRVMTSSKSEEP, from the coding sequence ATGCAGTCCCTGACATCGGAACAGTATCTAACGCTGGCACAGCTCACCGAGCGTTATCGGCAGCACCATGATCGTGATTTCAAGCTAAGTCCTCGGCGAAATCCTCAAATGACGGTAGATATGCTGTGTTTCCAGGTCTGGGAGGATGTGCTTTGCGGCGTGTTGTTGACACCGATTGCTCTGTCCGCGGCCTTGGTGCCGGCTATTTCCATGACTCCACCGGCTCATGGCGAGCAGCGGCTGATGGATCTACCTGGCGGACGCTATCCTTTCGTTGCCGAAGTCATCGACTCGGAAACCTGGCTGTGGCGCTGCGAACTCCTCGATGATCTGAGCGACCTGACGTCCCTGGAAGAGGCCAACCGGCTGGCGCAATATCTGGCGAATCGCGTCATGACGTCTTCGAAAAGCGAAGAGCCATGA
- a CDS encoding GrxA family glutaredoxin: MMVVIFGRPGCPFCVRAQELAEQLQEAQAIEGYRYIDIHAEGITKADMEKTIGKPVETVPQIFVDQTHIGGFTEFNQYVKDKALLSESLPS; encoded by the coding sequence ATGATGGTAGTGATTTTTGGACGCCCCGGATGCCCGTTCTGTGTGCGTGCACAGGAACTCGCGGAACAGTTGCAAGAGGCACAGGCCATTGAAGGCTATCGCTATATCGACATTCACGCCGAAGGTATCACCAAGGCGGATATGGAAAAGACCATCGGCAAGCCGGTGGAAACGGTGCCCCAGATTTTTGTTGATCAGACGCATATCGGCGGTTTTACCGAGTTCAATCAATACGTCAAGGACAAGGCGCTGCTTTCAGAAAGTCTGCCTAGCTGA
- a CDS encoding DUF1338 family protein, with protein sequence MQREEFLQQLQLDYIYQHPELGALPLWTSLQAPEYFVLVTLNHGSFAAERLIPALQHLGYKRLSRHAMADRGLLVTQLAPADDGTWLVLAELQLGSLLRKTREALKILIEQTHPWDGQGQNLLCRGRPWPMPDWETFRQLEKMHPLAAWLAVMGPRLHHVGFDCDRLNSDLPTLDGLLNAAGIVASEDRYHGVLPVSTLLEYRFYPGCSRRLAFAGGDEHRLSLGGIALVQKCLSGSTTRSAQLLLPQHTRCVIG encoded by the coding sequence ATGCAACGGGAAGAATTCCTGCAGCAACTGCAACTCGACTATATTTATCAGCATCCTGAACTTGGCGCTCTGCCGCTCTGGACGTCGCTTCAGGCGCCGGAGTATTTTGTTCTTGTCACTCTGAATCACGGCTCTTTCGCGGCGGAACGCCTGATACCGGCGCTACAGCACCTGGGATATAAGCGGTTAAGCCGGCACGCCATGGCGGACCGGGGGCTACTTGTCACTCAGCTTGCCCCTGCCGACGATGGTACCTGGCTGGTGCTGGCGGAGCTTCAGCTGGGATCGCTGCTGCGCAAGACGCGCGAGGCGTTGAAGATTCTGATCGAACAGACCCACCCTTGGGATGGTCAAGGCCAGAATCTGCTGTGTCGCGGGCGACCTTGGCCGATGCCCGATTGGGAGACTTTCCGTCAGTTGGAAAAGATGCATCCCCTGGCTGCCTGGCTCGCGGTTATGGGACCGCGGCTTCACCACGTCGGCTTTGACTGTGACCGCTTGAATAGCGACCTGCCGACCCTCGACGGTCTACTGAATGCGGCGGGTATTGTGGCAAGCGAGGATCGATACCACGGCGTGCTGCCGGTTTCCACCCTGCTCGAATATCGTTTCTATCCTGGTTGCAGCAGGCGCCTGGCGTTTGCCGGCGGCGACGAACACCGCCTGTCCCTGGGCGGGATCGCCCTGGTGCAGAAATGCCTGTCCGGTAGCACCACCCGTAGCGCCCAGCTACTGCTGCCGCAGCACACGCGCTGCGTCATCGGCTGA
- a CDS encoding inositol monophosphatase family protein: protein MPHAERLAIAIEIAREAGRAIVEARRNQDFSHRYKKGSELVTDVDVAVDELIARRLDEQFGDEPRLTEELSPDESITDQQGPLWIIDPIDGTVNFAHGLSHVAVSIAWMKDGHTELGVVHAPFLGETFSALRGGGAWRHDESGKDRQGENPQRIRVSCATSLARALVATGFPYRREGRAPLIRRLYHVLEHCQDLRRNGSAALDLCDVACGRLDAYYESVSPWDFAAGMLIAREAGARTGHLYDCPTGIPTDLYGENVIACAPDLYQRLSELLIRADTDSRDGQ from the coding sequence ATGCCACACGCCGAACGTTTAGCGATAGCGATCGAGATTGCCAGGGAAGCCGGTCGAGCCATTGTCGAGGCGCGTCGAAATCAGGATTTCAGCCATCGTTACAAGAAAGGTAGCGAGCTAGTGACGGATGTGGATGTCGCCGTGGATGAGTTGATCGCCAGGCGGCTCGACGAACAGTTCGGCGACGAGCCGCGGCTGACGGAGGAGCTTTCCCCGGATGAATCGATTACCGATCAGCAGGGGCCGCTATGGATCATTGACCCCATCGACGGCACCGTCAATTTCGCCCACGGCCTCAGCCACGTGGCGGTATCCATCGCCTGGATGAAAGATGGCCACACCGAACTGGGTGTCGTGCACGCGCCTTTCCTTGGCGAGACCTTCAGCGCTCTGCGCGGCGGCGGCGCCTGGCGTCATGATGAATCCGGCAAAGATAGACAGGGCGAGAATCCACAGCGTATTCGCGTAAGCTGTGCGACCAGTCTGGCTCGCGCCTTGGTGGCCACCGGCTTCCCCTATCGCCGCGAGGGACGCGCCCCCTTGATCCGGCGGCTCTATCATGTGCTGGAGCACTGTCAGGATCTGCGCCGCAACGGCTCTGCCGCCTTGGATTTGTGCGATGTCGCCTGTGGCCGACTCGATGCCTATTACGAAAGCGTTTCTCCCTGGGATTTCGCCGCAGGCATGTTGATCGCTCGTGAAGCTGGAGCGCGTACCGGTCACCTTTACGACTGCCCCACCGGTATTCCGACGGATCTATACGGCGAAAATGTCATCGCTTGTGCTCCGGATCTATACCAGCGCCTGTCGGAGCTGTTGATACGGGCGGACACGGATTCACGAGACGGTCAGTAG
- a CDS encoding ATP-binding protein, with the protein MQTALPFPLSTPNRNLVRLTIVRGISWTGFLLAIFFGIEALHFELRILPVILVILGMGLLNVATWWRLERPRAVTDREYLFHLLAELVGLSLLFYFTGGSTNPFISYYLIPVVIAAATLTWLYAWIVACGALAGYTFLMLFFDPVPQLGQITVGNGISLHVLGMWLNFGLSTGLVTFFIFQMAHTLRRRDQALSRTREAALRNEQVLAVATQAAGTAHELGTPLSTMAVLLKEMREDALDHPMLLEDIDLLRVQVDTCKSHLQQLVSNADRRRLAQPEIKPAREWLSGILQRWLVLRPDVSHTLEIVGRRGTPHLGVDTTLDQAMMNLLNNAADANPESIAISLDWNADEVVIDIRDHGPGVAMSIADRLGETFISTKSKGMGIGLFLTHATINRFGGGVSLYNHEEGGTLTEVKLPRQASK; encoded by the coding sequence ATGCAAACCGCCTTGCCGTTTCCCCTTTCCACTCCCAATCGCAATCTGGTACGTCTGACTATCGTGCGCGGCATCAGTTGGACCGGTTTTCTGTTAGCGATATTCTTCGGTATCGAGGCGCTGCATTTCGAATTACGCATCTTGCCGGTGATACTGGTCATATTGGGGATGGGCCTTCTCAATGTCGCTACCTGGTGGCGCCTGGAGCGTCCTCGTGCGGTAACGGACCGGGAATATCTGTTCCATCTGCTGGCGGAACTGGTGGGTTTGAGCCTGCTGTTCTATTTCACCGGCGGCTCGACCAATCCCTTCATCTCCTACTATCTGATTCCGGTGGTGATCGCCGCCGCTACTCTGACCTGGCTATACGCCTGGATCGTCGCCTGTGGGGCGCTGGCGGGCTACACCTTTCTGATGCTGTTCTTTGACCCGGTGCCCCAGCTCGGCCAGATCACGGTAGGCAACGGCATCAGCCTGCACGTGCTGGGCATGTGGTTGAATTTCGGCCTGTCCACCGGACTGGTGACCTTCTTCATCTTTCAGATGGCGCATACGCTGCGGCGCCGAGATCAGGCGCTTTCCCGCACTCGCGAGGCTGCGCTGCGCAACGAGCAGGTGCTGGCGGTGGCGACCCAGGCAGCGGGCACCGCTCACGAACTAGGCACGCCGCTTTCCACCATGGCGGTGCTGCTCAAGGAAATGCGCGAAGACGCCCTCGACCATCCCATGCTGCTGGAGGATATCGACCTGCTGCGTGTCCAGGTGGATACCTGCAAGTCGCATTTGCAGCAGCTGGTGTCCAATGCGGACCGACGCCGCCTGGCCCAGCCGGAAATCAAACCGGCTCGAGAATGGCTAAGCGGTATTCTTCAGCGCTGGCTGGTATTGCGCCCGGATGTCAGTCATACCCTGGAAATCGTCGGTCGACGCGGCACCCCTCATCTGGGGGTGGATACTACCTTGGATCAGGCCATGATGAACCTGCTCAACAACGCCGCGGACGCCAACCCGGAGAGCATTGCGATCAGCCTCGACTGGAACGCGGACGAGGTGGTGATCGACATTCGCGATCACGGGCCTGGCGTTGCCATGTCCATCGCCGATCGTCTGGGAGAAACCTTTATTTCCACGAAGTCCAAGGGTATGGGTATAGGGCTTTTCCTGACCCACGCCACTATCAATCGCTTCGGCGGCGGCGTCAGCCTGTACAACCATGAAGAAGGCGGTACCCTGACAGAGGTCAAGCTCCCGCGACAAGCATCCAAATGA
- a CDS encoding response regulator transcription factor, producing the protein MKDQHKSQDPQRKQRILIVDDDEMFCHVMQRAMLRRGFEVMVAREADQALALARQSMPDLATLDLKLEHESGLKLLPELLAITPECRVVVLTGYSSIATAVEAMKLGAVNYLCKPADADEVIAALNRQEGNPDTRLAENPPSVNRVTWEHIQKVLQEHDGNISATARALGMHRRTLQRKLQKHPVRR; encoded by the coding sequence ATGAAAGATCAGCACAAGTCGCAAGATCCGCAGAGGAAGCAGCGCATACTGATCGTTGATGATGACGAAATGTTCTGTCATGTGATGCAGCGCGCCATGCTGAGACGCGGATTCGAGGTCATGGTGGCCCGGGAAGCGGATCAGGCGCTGGCCCTGGCACGCCAATCCATGCCGGATCTCGCCACCCTGGATCTCAAGCTGGAGCACGAATCCGGGCTCAAGCTGTTGCCGGAACTGCTGGCGATCACTCCCGAATGCCGCGTGGTGGTATTGACCGGTTATTCGAGTATCGCTACCGCCGTTGAGGCGATGAAGCTCGGCGCGGTCAATTATCTGTGCAAGCCCGCAGACGCGGATGAAGTCATCGCCGCCCTGAACCGGCAGGAAGGCAACCCGGATACCCGGCTGGCGGAAAACCCACCCTCCGTCAATCGCGTGACCTGGGAGCATATCCAGAAGGTTCTGCAGGAGCACGACGGCAATATTTCCGCCACTGCCCGTGCGCTGGGCATGCATCGACGTACCTTGCAGCGCAAGCTGCAGAAGCATCCAGTGCGGCGCTGA